From Rutidosis leptorrhynchoides isolate AG116_Rl617_1_P2 chromosome 3, CSIRO_AGI_Rlap_v1, whole genome shotgun sequence, a single genomic window includes:
- the LOC139896864 gene encoding ribosomal RNA small subunit methyltransferase, mitochondrial has protein sequence MLHRATKFSVNHSHRIFAVPFHQIRAKTSRYPIKNRYDEDNVDDYIRKKRKENNQEDRLQLYKSRGQHLLTNPRILDSIVRNSDIGPDDTVLEIGPGTGNLTMKLLEVANKVVAVEVDHRMVDVLHNRISQHESREKLSIICEDALKFDFPKFDLVVANIPYNISSPLVAKLVFGGYKFRSATLLLQKEFATRMLANPGDSEFNRLAVNVKLVANVEHVMNVSKHDFVPIPKVDSSVIKIRLKTEIPDVDLNEWWSFTKTCFGKKNKTLGATFRQKKKVAELLDLSKGGKEDTVEDDDCNVSDDDDDEGELSVVGTEVNMFKDKLVGILKTAGLEDKRPSKLSNEELMYLLSLFNKAGICFHDQAKPRDINASFAAT, from the exons ATGCTTCACCGTGCTACCAAATTCTCCGTCAACCATTCACATCGCATATTCGCAGTCCCGTTCCATCAAATTCGCGCGAAAACCAGTCGTTATCCGATCAAAAACCGATACGATGAAGACAATGTTGACGACTATATTCGAAAAAAAAGAAAGGAGAATAATCAAGAGGATCGTTTGCAGCTATATAAAAGCAGGGGACAACATCTATTAACTAACCCGAGAATACTTGATTCCATTGTCAGGAACTCGGATATCGGGCCAGACGATACGGTTCTTGAAATCGGACCCGGTACTGGTAACCTTACCATGAAGCTTCTCGAAGTTGCTAATAAGGTTGTTGCAGTTGAAGTTGATCATCGTATGGTGGATGTTCTTCACAATCGAATTTCTCAACATGAATCGCGTGAAAAATTGTCG ATTATATGTGAAGATGCGCTGAAGTTTGATTTTCCTAAATTTGATCTCGTGGTGGCTAATATACCGTATAATATATCGTCACCGTTAGTGGCTAAATTGGTGTTTGGGGGATATAAGTTTCGAAGTGCGACGCTTCTCCTTCAAAAGGAGTTTGCTACTCGGATGTTAGCTAACCCTGGTGACTCGGAGTTCAATAGATTGGCTGTTAATGTGAAACTGGTAGCTAATGTTGAGCATGTTATGAATGTAAGCAAACACGATTTTGTTCCGATACCAAAAGTAGATTCGTCGGTTATTAAAATACGTTTAAAAACTGAAATTCCGGATGTTGATCTTAATGAATGGTGGTCGTTCACTAAAACATGTTTTGGCAAGAAAAACAAGACGTTGGGTGCGACGTTTAGGCAGAAGAAAAAGGTAGCAGAgcttttagatttgtcaaaaggcGGTAAAGAAGATACTGTTGAAGATGATGATTGTAAtgtaagtgatgatgatgatgatgaaggtgaacTGAGTGTTGTAGGAACGGAAGTTAATATGTTTAAAGATAAACTTGTCGGGATTCTTAAAACTGCAGGGCTCGAGGATAAACGACCTTCAAAATTATCGAATGAAGAGTTGATGTATTTGTTATCTTTATTTAATAAGGCGGGAATATGCTTCCATGATCAAGCAAAGCCCAGGGATATCAATGCATCATTTGCTGCAACGTAG